A stretch of DNA from Endozoicomonas sp. 8E:
TACACTATCGGAGCTGCTCTACACCCTGAATCACTTTCCTGCCCCCACCATGGCAGTGGTTCAGGGCGCTGCATTTGGTGGTGCCGTAGGATTGATTTGTGCCTGTGATATCGCAGTTGGTGCTGACAACACCCGATTCAGCCTGAGTGAGGTCAGGATTGGCCTGATTCCAGCCGTCATCAGCGCATACGTTGTCCAGGCCATTGGCACCCGTCAAGCCCGTCGTTACTTCCTCAGTGCGGAAGTCTTTTCCGGAGAAAAAGCGCTTGAACTGGAATTGCTGCATGAACTGGTGCCTGAATCAGAACTTGACACAAAAGCCGATGACCTGACCCAACAGCTTATGGGGAATGCTCCAGCAGCGACCCGATTGGCAAAAAGCATGCTGCACAGAGTTCATAACAAACCCATTGATGATGAATTTGTTGAACTGGCTTGCCGGGAGATAGCCCGGATCAGAGTCTCTCCGGAAGGTCAGGAAGGTCTGGCATCATTCCTTGAAAAACGCAAACCTTCATGGAGACAGCCATGAGCAAGAATACAGCCATGAACTCGAACAGCAGTCTCCAGAATGTAAAGCATTTCCATAAAATCCTCATTGCCAACCGGGGTGAAATCGCCTGCAGGGTAATAAGAACCGCCAGAAAACTGGGAATCAGAACAGTCGCAGTCTACTCTGATGCGGATTATCAGGCCCTTCACAAAACCCTGGCCGATGAGGCTTATTATATTGGCCCTTCACCTGCACAAAAAAGCTACCTGTGCAGCGACAAACTGATTGAAGTAGCAAAACAATCCGGTGCTCAGGCAGTGCATCCTGGCTATGGGTTTCTGTCTGAGAATGCCGACTTTGCCCTCGCCTGTCATGACGCCGGTATTCACTTCATTGGACCCGGACACGAAGCCATCAAAGCAATGGGTTCAAAAAGTGAAGCCAAAACCCTGATGGAAAAAGCCGGTGTTCCTATTTGTCCCGGTTACCACGGTTCCGATCAATCTGATGAAACCCTGATCCTGGAGGCAGAGCGCATCGGTTACCCCCTGATGGTCAAAGCCGCACTGGGTGGCGGCGGCAAGGGCATGAGAATTATTGAGCATTACGACCAGTTACAGGAAGGCCTTCAGTCGGCCCGAAGAGAGGCCCTGAAAAGTTTTGGCGATGACCACTTACTTCTGGAGTCGTATATCACCCAACCTCGCCATGTAGAAGTTCAGATCTTTTTCGATCATAACAATGAAGGTGTTTATCTCTTCGACCGTGACTGCTCCTTGCAGCGACGTCATCAGAAAGTCATCGAAGAAGCCCCCGCTCCTGACCTTTCCGGCTCCATGCGAAAAAGTATGGGAGAGGCTGCAGTCTCAGCGGGTAGGGCCATACAATATCGCGGAGCCGGTACAGTTGAGTTCCTGGTTGATGGTCAACGTTTCTATTTTATGGAAATGAATACACGACTTCAGGTCGAGCACCCGGTCACTGAGGCTATTACCGGACAGGATCTGGTTGAATGGCAACTGGCTATTGCCGCAGGTGCATCTTTACCCCTGACCCAGGATCAGCTGCAATGTCATGGTCATGCCCTTGAAGCTCGAATTTATGCCGAAAGCCCCGATCATGACTTTTTACCTTCTTC
This window harbors:
- a CDS encoding enoyl-CoA hydratase-related protein, with the translated sequence MSNSLIIETSDNGVATITMNRPEVGNAFNAELISELIDALKQLSGEETRLLQLRGSGKHFSAGGDLNWMKNAIHLSEQENYDDARTLSELLYTLNHFPAPTMAVVQGAAFGGAVGLICACDIAVGADNTRFSLSEVRIGLIPAVISAYVVQAIGTRQARRYFLSAEVFSGEKALELELLHELVPESELDTKADDLTQQLMGNAPAATRLAKSMLHRVHNKPIDDEFVELACREIARIRVSPEGQEGLASFLEKRKPSWRQP
- a CDS encoding acetyl/propionyl/methylcrotonyl-CoA carboxylase subunit alpha codes for the protein MSKNTAMNSNSSLQNVKHFHKILIANRGEIACRVIRTARKLGIRTVAVYSDADYQALHKTLADEAYYIGPSPAQKSYLCSDKLIEVAKQSGAQAVHPGYGFLSENADFALACHDAGIHFIGPGHEAIKAMGSKSEAKTLMEKAGVPICPGYHGSDQSDETLILEAERIGYPLMVKAALGGGGKGMRIIEHYDQLQEGLQSARREALKSFGDDHLLLESYITQPRHVEVQIFFDHNNEGVYLFDRDCSLQRRHQKVIEEAPAPDLSGSMRKSMGEAAVSAGRAIQYRGAGTVEFLVDGQRFYFMEMNTRLQVEHPVTEAITGQDLVEWQLAIAAGASLPLTQDQLQCHGHALEARIYAESPDHDFLPSSGKIMGLQWPQEVDHIRIDTGVQQGDHISSHYDPMLAKLVVWAEDRESAIDKMSRALSDYQQAGLSDNRDFLLHMVTEPAFRKAGLSTHFIDQHPPQTELDHDQLRMSLIAGALYQFHQSQYEGSLPAASAPSQKTLFLNQQPYLISLEKVSEGFKVSLPDGYCQADIHWYEAESGCLSGQLLVGDHTEFSSTQLKLQCRMFSLPEARLKIFFPDFSVELCLSGQCLTAHDGSEAMSAPMNGTVSSVMVSEGQQVNAGAPLLVMEAMKMEHTIHAPCDGMIESIFYKEGERVDAGSSLMSFQEALSKGTKENENAA